From a region of the Agrobacterium tumefaciens genome:
- a CDS encoding ABC transporter ATP-binding protein, whose protein sequence is MAKTLGPVKRKFSPWNSPDAVPFIRFENVTKRFGDFVAVNDLTLDIYEREFFSLLGPSGCGKTTLMRMLAGFEDPTSGRILLQGKDISGVPPYKRPTNMMFQSYALFPHMSVEKNIAFGLEQDGLPKADIANRVAEMLRLVKLTEFAKRKPSQLSGGQRQRVALARSLAKQPKVLLLDEPLGALDKKLREETQFELMDLQQTLGLTFLIVTHDQEEAMTVSDRIAVMDKGIVVQVATPAEIYEAPNSRYVADFIGDINIFDATVASNDSAAGKPGAVTLDCDGLKVSVEQECSAVPGNKVAFAIRPEKVRISLDQPADTSVNAAYGEVWDIGYLGDFSIFIVKLADGRVIRAAQANVSRLVDRPITFGDMVWLKWTPDSGLVLTR, encoded by the coding sequence ATGGCGAAAACTTTGGGACCGGTGAAACGGAAATTCAGTCCTTGGAACAGTCCCGATGCGGTTCCGTTTATCCGTTTTGAAAATGTCACCAAGCGCTTCGGTGACTTTGTCGCTGTCAACGATCTGACCCTCGATATTTATGAACGCGAGTTCTTTTCGCTTCTTGGCCCTTCCGGCTGCGGAAAGACGACGCTGATGCGCATGCTGGCCGGTTTCGAGGACCCGACGTCGGGTCGTATCTTGTTGCAGGGAAAAGATATTTCCGGCGTGCCGCCCTATAAGCGCCCAACCAACATGATGTTCCAGTCCTATGCCCTGTTTCCGCATATGAGCGTTGAAAAGAACATTGCATTCGGTCTGGAGCAGGATGGACTGCCCAAAGCGGATATTGCCAACCGTGTCGCGGAAATGCTGCGCCTCGTCAAACTGACCGAGTTTGCCAAACGCAAGCCCAGCCAGCTTTCTGGCGGCCAGCGGCAGCGTGTGGCACTGGCGCGTTCGCTCGCCAAGCAGCCTAAGGTTTTGCTTCTGGATGAACCGCTTGGCGCGCTTGACAAGAAGTTGCGCGAAGAAACCCAATTCGAGTTGATGGACTTGCAGCAAACGCTTGGCCTGACCTTCCTGATCGTCACGCACGATCAGGAAGAGGCGATGACCGTGTCCGACCGGATCGCGGTCATGGACAAGGGAATTGTCGTTCAGGTTGCGACACCTGCGGAAATCTATGAGGCGCCAAACAGCCGCTACGTCGCGGACTTCATCGGTGACATCAATATTTTCGACGCGACTGTCGCCTCCAATGACTCCGCCGCTGGAAAACCCGGGGCCGTTACGCTGGATTGCGACGGGCTAAAGGTTTCCGTCGAACAGGAATGCTCGGCCGTTCCCGGCAACAAGGTTGCCTTCGCCATTCGTCCAGAAAAGGTCCGTATTTCGCTCGACCAGCCTGCGGACACCTCAGTGAACGCCGCCTATGGCGAAGTCTGGGATATCGGCTATCTCGGCGACTTCTCGATCTTCATTGTCAAACTGGCAGACGGGCGTGTCATTCGTGCGGCCCAGGCCAACGTCTCGCGTCTCGTCGATCGCCCGATCACCTTCGGCGACATGGTCTGGTTGAAATGGACGCCGGATTCCGGTCTGGTTCTGACGCGTTGA
- a CDS encoding ABC transporter permease subunit yields the protein MATTTPENRQSPWRWLVVAVPYFWLLLFFAAPFFIILKISLSDTAIAMPPYTPVFEGFSKLGEFFSQLDFENYIFLTEDPLYVDAYLSSLRIALISTFLLLLIGYPMALAMARAPSSVRPTLVMLVILPFWTSFLIRVYAWIGILKPEGLLTVLFQWIGLLGPDQQVNIFRTETAIFIGIVYSYLPFMVLPLYSALEKLDNTLLEAAADLGCPPWKAFWKITFPLSLPGVIAGSMICFIPITGEFVIPDLLGGAQTLMIGKTLWTEFFGNRDWPLASAVAVLLLLLLVVPIAIFQNQQKKVG from the coding sequence ATGGCAACCACCACTCCAGAAAACCGGCAAAGCCCCTGGCGATGGCTGGTCGTTGCGGTTCCTTATTTCTGGTTGCTGCTGTTTTTTGCAGCGCCCTTCTTCATTATTTTGAAGATATCGCTGTCCGATACCGCGATTGCCATGCCGCCCTACACGCCTGTTTTCGAAGGGTTTTCGAAGCTGGGCGAATTTTTCTCCCAACTGGATTTTGAGAACTACATCTTCCTGACGGAAGATCCGCTTTACGTGGACGCCTATCTCTCCTCGTTGCGAATAGCACTGATCTCCACCTTCCTGCTGTTGCTGATCGGTTATCCGATGGCACTCGCCATGGCACGGGCGCCTTCAAGTGTGCGACCGACTTTGGTGATGCTCGTCATCCTGCCCTTCTGGACATCGTTTCTGATCCGCGTTTACGCATGGATCGGCATCTTGAAGCCGGAAGGTCTGCTGACAGTTCTCTTTCAATGGATTGGTCTTCTCGGGCCTGATCAGCAGGTCAATATTTTCCGCACAGAGACGGCGATCTTCATCGGCATCGTTTATTCCTACCTGCCATTCATGGTGTTGCCACTCTATTCGGCACTTGAAAAGCTGGACAACACCCTGCTGGAAGCTGCGGCAGATCTCGGCTGCCCGCCTTGGAAAGCCTTCTGGAAGATCACCTTTCCACTGTCCTTGCCGGGCGTGATCGCCGGGTCGATGATCTGCTTCATTCCGATTACCGGTGAGTTCGTCATCCCGGATCTTCTGGGCGGCGCACAGACCCTGATGATTGGCAAGACGCTCTGGACCGAGTTCTTCGGCAATCGCGACTGGCCTCTGGCTTCTGCCGTTGCCGTGTTGTTGCTGCTTTTGCTGGTGGTGCCTATAGCCATCTTCCAGAACCAGCAGAAGAAGGTGGGGTGA
- a CDS encoding ABC transporter permease subunit: MKRGKFDITVLTLGFAFLYIPIIILVVYSFNASKLVTVWGGFSLQWYSAMWSNQGLMDAAWVTLRVGILSATIGTILGTLAALSLTRFARFPGRVLFSGMIYAPLVMPEVITGLSLLLLFVAVGVDRGFWTVVIAHTTFTMCYVAIVVQSRLLTFDRSLEEAALDLGCPPVKTFFRITLPLIFPAVIAGWMLAFTLSLDDLVIASFATGPGATTLPIKIYSQVRLGVTPEINAICTILIGLVTIGVIAASVASKRTELQRMRDEHVAARN, encoded by the coding sequence ATGAAGCGCGGCAAATTCGATATTACCGTTCTAACGCTCGGTTTCGCGTTCCTCTACATCCCGATCATCATTCTGGTCGTCTACTCGTTCAATGCTTCCAAGCTGGTCACCGTCTGGGGCGGTTTTTCATTGCAATGGTATTCGGCGATGTGGTCGAACCAGGGCTTGATGGATGCTGCCTGGGTTACACTTCGTGTGGGTATTCTCAGTGCCACGATTGGTACGATCCTGGGAACCCTTGCAGCCTTGTCGCTCACGCGGTTTGCGCGCTTTCCGGGGCGTGTGCTGTTTTCAGGAATGATCTATGCGCCGCTGGTCATGCCGGAGGTAATTACCGGCCTGTCGCTGCTGCTGCTGTTTGTCGCCGTCGGTGTCGACCGTGGTTTCTGGACGGTCGTTATCGCTCACACGACCTTTACCATGTGTTACGTGGCAATCGTGGTGCAGTCGCGGCTATTGACCTTCGACCGTAGTCTGGAGGAGGCCGCACTCGATCTGGGTTGCCCGCCGGTCAAGACCTTCTTCCGCATCACCCTGCCGCTGATTTTCCCGGCGGTGATCGCCGGCTGGATGCTGGCCTTTACGCTCTCGCTGGATGACCTTGTGATTGCAAGCTTTGCAACCGGTCCCGGCGCAACGACGCTGCCGATCAAGATTTATTCGCAGGTCCGTCTTGGCGTCACACCGGAAATCAACGCGATTTGTACGATCCTCATCGGCCTCGTCACCATTGGGGTGATCGCCGCGTCGGTCGCCTCGAAGCGCACTGAACTGCAGCGTATGAGGGACGAACACGTGGCGGCCAGAAACTGA
- a CDS encoding iron ABC transporter permease has protein sequence MAVSLPAAKRFTVLPVTTVVVAAIASMPIVAIFWLALTGGTDGWHHLLVNVLPRAGLRTFLLLSMTALATAFFGIVCAWLVTTFEFPLRRVFSFALVLPLAIPAYLAAYAFGEFLDFTGPVQSAIRALFGYHSIRDYWFPDVRSLGGAVLVLSSVLYPYVYLSARAAFSMQGRFAAEAARTLGAKPFNVFLSVQLPMARPAIAIGLSLVLMETLNDIGAVEYLGVQTLTFTIYETWLNRGNLANATQIAAVILVVVGALIVIERNAREKQRFSSPKATNMAQRHALKTLEGWRRWAAPLFCVLPILSGFFIPVSVLGGYAVKRLDMFLAPRLLKALGHSFQVSVSAALVTLVAAFVFSYALRVNRSPTSKVAARLGSMGYGVPGTVLAIGVLIPLAGFDNQVDGFLRSHFGFSSGLLLSGSAFAIIYAHAVRFMTMAEGTLDAGFHKLSPHIDMAARTLGRNRLQTLVSVLLPNMRPAALTASLLVLIESLKELPATILLRPFGFNTLATLVYEDASRAKVQDAAIPAIIIIIAGLVPVLLVSKSMDHPE, from the coding sequence ATGGCGGTTTCCCTTCCGGCAGCGAAGCGTTTTACGGTGCTGCCCGTCACAACCGTTGTTGTCGCAGCCATTGCATCCATGCCTATCGTGGCGATCTTCTGGTTGGCACTTACCGGCGGTACCGATGGCTGGCATCATCTTTTGGTCAATGTGCTGCCACGTGCCGGATTGCGAACCTTCCTTCTTTTGTCGATGACGGCTCTGGCTACTGCTTTCTTCGGCATTGTCTGCGCCTGGCTTGTTACCACATTCGAATTTCCGTTACGCCGCGTGTTTTCCTTCGCGCTGGTTCTGCCGCTTGCCATTCCTGCCTATCTGGCAGCCTATGCCTTTGGTGAATTTCTGGATTTCACCGGACCGGTGCAAAGCGCTATTCGTGCCCTTTTCGGTTATCACAGCATTCGCGACTACTGGTTTCCTGACGTCCGCTCGCTTGGCGGCGCAGTTCTTGTTCTCAGTTCCGTCCTCTATCCCTATGTCTATCTTTCCGCCCGTGCCGCCTTCTCCATGCAGGGACGTTTTGCCGCCGAAGCCGCGCGAACGCTTGGTGCAAAACCGTTTAACGTCTTCTTGTCGGTGCAGTTGCCAATGGCCCGTCCCGCCATCGCCATTGGCCTGTCGCTGGTTTTGATGGAGACGCTGAACGATATTGGCGCGGTTGAATATCTTGGCGTGCAAACGCTGACCTTCACGATTTACGAAACCTGGCTCAACCGTGGCAACCTGGCAAATGCGACACAGATTGCCGCCGTGATCCTTGTGGTTGTCGGCGCGCTGATCGTCATCGAGCGAAACGCGCGGGAAAAACAGCGTTTCTCCTCGCCAAAAGCCACGAACATGGCGCAGCGGCATGCGCTGAAAACCCTTGAGGGCTGGCGCCGTTGGGCGGCGCCACTCTTCTGTGTCCTGCCAATACTGAGCGGTTTTTTCATTCCCGTCAGCGTGCTGGGCGGTTACGCGGTCAAACGGCTGGACATGTTTCTGGCACCGCGCCTTCTCAAAGCGCTGGGACATAGTTTCCAGGTCTCTGTCTCAGCGGCGCTTGTTACGCTTGTTGCGGCCTTCGTTTTTTCCTACGCCTTGCGTGTCAACCGTTCGCCCACGTCGAAGGTGGCAGCGCGCCTTGGGTCCATGGGATATGGCGTACCTGGAACCGTGCTTGCGATTGGTGTGCTCATCCCATTGGCCGGGTTCGACAACCAGGTCGATGGCTTTTTGCGATCGCATTTCGGTTTCTCGAGTGGGCTGCTTCTATCCGGCAGCGCCTTCGCGATCATCTATGCCCATGCCGTGCGTTTCATGACGATGGCTGAGGGCACGCTGGATGCCGGCTTTCACAAGTTGTCGCCGCATATCGACATGGCGGCGCGAACGCTCGGTCGTAACCGCCTGCAAACGCTGGTCAGCGTACTTTTGCCCAACATGCGCCCCGCAGCACTGACGGCATCGCTGCTGGTGCTGATCGAATCCTTGAAAGAACTGCCGGCGACAATTTTGCTGCGGCCTTTCGGCTTCAATACACTGGCGACCCTCGTTTACGAGGATGCATCCCGCGCAAAGGTACAGGATGCCGCCATTCCGGCGATCATCATCATTATCGCTGGACTGGTGCCAGTCTTGCTCGTTTCGAAGTCGATGGACCACCCCGAATAG
- a CDS encoding PAS domain S-box protein — protein sequence MPAVQYPFIDIAVHERVREGFGRGEAMALFSMDLETVLWANGRGAALFGTPMVYDFLEQGPKRQDVTFRQLSATAARLSGIGESLPVTIRINSGFKSLPVRAKVEVIEAELGQSAILFSAFTDQTPPDMAECARRMIEGFDDPDIHMAVLDDRSAIIAASTGFSALGITPSTARTLVSMASGQSGRLVKRPVPTGKGYLPAATGQITQSPELNLLFVVETALGRLDPVSDFGDDQPLETITPPSPVASVEDVATPTVETTSFASILDAVADIEDVDDVEEFVDVDEDTVVSDTAQDFEFSADPTESDDTPSIAISNSEDEQAELILPTEEAEDEVRHTVEHVEIAEMATETTEAPIETVETKMSPVSPLDPDAVVGDETDAVSSFVFNPTSRASRFVWKIDAEGRFSSISHEFAEAVGAKAAAVDGMNFADVAALFNLDTDGKIRELLGRRDTWSGKTIYWPVENTSLVVPIDLAALPTYTRSREFDGFRGFGIVRLADAVEDPHAIGLTFATKTEAPTAPSTIAADEESQTLLALPEEDDVGEATVDVIEENSAAAFEDDAPADVADDTPIEDTSRDYTPPEFEVPVLDITPTPGRRYSDKVVQLEERRARSREALSASEQAAFREIGRTLAPTDHSDEEQAVPAREEEAASAVSEPTEPEIDTGVAATSTEQSETSVEDAVEAEEEDLFADYVRGEQPAVTTAATDVEASEDEAAVAPATDVAAQVSPSRTRSSDSLTAETLDQMPVALLVHAGERLIHANPDFLRLTGYDSTSELEEVGGLDALLQRQDLEGMPGHEGGMVIVNAENDVIPVKARLQSIRWEETTALMLSLIPTAEPAVASIAATENTAETEDESLSALQGEVEELHSILETATDGVVLLGDEGEIRSLNRSASALFNYDNDEIAGKPFVTLFAHESQRAVLDYLSGLANNGVASVLNDGREVIGREASGGFLPLFMTIGRLKSSHGYCAVIRDITQWKRTEEELRNAKRAAETANAHKTDFLARVSHEIRTPLNAIIGFSDLMATERFGPIGHPRYVEYSNDIGRSGRHVLDIVNDLLDISKIEAGQMDVDFVAVALNETVAEAVSLVQPQANNQRVIIRTALSQSVPQIVADLRSIKQIVLNILSNAIRFTPSGGQIVVSTAYEANGSVTLRIRDTGIGMTRAELDQAMKPFRQVASSGKRVRGDGTGLGLPLTKAMVDANRANFSITSTPNEGTLVEITFPSQRVLAN from the coding sequence ATGCCCGCCGTTCAATATCCCTTTATCGATATCGCAGTGCATGAACGTGTGCGGGAAGGTTTCGGCCGCGGTGAGGCAATGGCGCTGTTTTCCATGGATCTGGAAACCGTTCTATGGGCAAACGGACGCGGAGCAGCACTGTTCGGCACGCCTATGGTCTACGACTTTCTCGAGCAGGGACCAAAACGGCAGGACGTCACATTCCGCCAACTGTCAGCGACTGCAGCCCGACTTTCGGGGATCGGCGAGAGCCTGCCCGTCACCATTCGAATCAATTCGGGTTTCAAGAGCCTGCCCGTCCGGGCGAAGGTAGAAGTCATTGAAGCTGAGCTTGGTCAAAGCGCCATTCTTTTTTCTGCCTTTACCGATCAGACACCCCCCGATATGGCCGAGTGTGCCCGCCGCATGATCGAGGGCTTTGACGACCCTGACATCCATATGGCCGTGCTGGATGACAGATCCGCCATTATCGCGGCATCAACCGGTTTCTCCGCACTCGGCATCACGCCAAGCACCGCGAGAACGCTTGTAAGCATGGCCTCCGGCCAGTCGGGGCGTCTGGTGAAACGCCCAGTGCCGACCGGCAAGGGCTACCTGCCCGCCGCGACCGGGCAGATTACGCAGTCGCCCGAACTGAACCTGCTGTTCGTGGTTGAAACCGCGCTTGGCAGGCTCGACCCTGTCAGCGATTTTGGCGATGACCAGCCACTGGAAACCATCACTCCTCCGTCTCCTGTCGCATCGGTAGAAGACGTCGCCACGCCGACGGTTGAAACGACATCCTTTGCATCGATCCTCGATGCCGTCGCCGACATCGAGGATGTGGATGATGTCGAGGAGTTCGTGGACGTCGACGAGGATACAGTCGTCTCAGATACGGCTCAGGACTTCGAGTTTTCAGCCGATCCGACGGAAAGCGACGACACACCGTCGATCGCCATCTCAAATTCGGAGGATGAGCAGGCCGAATTGATACTGCCGACCGAAGAGGCCGAAGACGAAGTTCGTCACACCGTTGAGCATGTAGAGATTGCCGAAATGGCAACCGAAACGACGGAAGCGCCTATCGAGACGGTTGAGACAAAGATGTCTCCTGTTTCACCACTGGACCCCGATGCCGTTGTCGGAGACGAGACTGACGCGGTGAGTTCTTTCGTCTTCAATCCGACATCACGCGCGTCACGTTTCGTCTGGAAAATCGATGCCGAGGGACGCTTCAGCTCCATATCGCATGAGTTTGCCGAAGCTGTTGGTGCTAAAGCGGCTGCAGTCGACGGGATGAACTTCGCTGACGTCGCAGCGCTCTTCAATCTCGACACAGATGGCAAAATCCGTGAGCTTCTCGGTCGCCGCGATACCTGGTCCGGCAAGACGATCTACTGGCCGGTGGAAAATACCTCGCTCGTCGTGCCGATCGATCTTGCGGCCCTGCCTACCTACACCCGCTCACGCGAATTCGATGGTTTCCGTGGGTTCGGCATTGTGCGTCTGGCAGATGCAGTGGAAGACCCGCATGCTATCGGCCTGACTTTCGCAACAAAGACCGAGGCACCGACTGCGCCGTCCACAATTGCCGCCGATGAGGAAAGCCAAACATTGTTGGCGTTGCCCGAGGAAGACGATGTCGGCGAAGCAACCGTCGATGTGATAGAAGAAAACAGCGCAGCGGCGTTTGAAGATGACGCGCCCGCTGACGTGGCGGACGATACGCCGATCGAAGACACAAGCCGCGATTATACGCCGCCGGAGTTTGAAGTCCCGGTCCTGGACATTACACCCACACCTGGGCGCCGCTATTCCGACAAGGTGGTCCAGCTCGAAGAGCGGCGCGCACGGTCTCGGGAGGCGTTGAGCGCCAGCGAACAGGCTGCCTTCCGGGAAATCGGCAGAACGCTTGCGCCAACCGACCATTCTGACGAGGAACAGGCCGTTCCTGCGAGGGAGGAAGAGGCGGCAAGTGCGGTGAGCGAACCCACCGAACCTGAAATCGATACCGGTGTTGCGGCAACAAGCACGGAACAGTCTGAGACATCGGTCGAGGATGCTGTCGAGGCCGAAGAAGAGGATCTGTTTGCCGATTACGTGCGCGGCGAACAGCCTGCCGTCACGACGGCAGCAACGGATGTCGAAGCTTCTGAAGACGAGGCCGCTGTGGCACCTGCAACGGATGTTGCCGCACAGGTGAGCCCATCGCGCACACGTTCGTCTGATTCACTCACTGCGGAAACGCTGGATCAAATGCCCGTTGCACTGCTTGTCCATGCTGGCGAGCGGTTGATCCACGCCAATCCAGATTTCCTGCGCCTTACAGGCTATGATTCCACCAGCGAGCTCGAAGAGGTCGGCGGACTGGACGCGCTGTTGCAGCGACAGGATCTGGAGGGCATGCCCGGCCATGAAGGTGGGATGGTCATCGTGAATGCCGAGAACGACGTGATCCCGGTCAAGGCACGTCTGCAATCGATCCGCTGGGAAGAAACGACAGCGTTGATGCTTTCTCTTATCCCCACCGCGGAGCCGGCCGTCGCGAGCATTGCAGCGACCGAAAACACAGCGGAAACGGAAGACGAATCTCTCTCCGCCCTGCAGGGCGAGGTGGAAGAGCTTCATTCAATCCTCGAAACGGCAACGGATGGTGTCGTTCTGCTGGGTGACGAGGGTGAAATCCGCTCTTTGAACCGCTCTGCCAGCGCACTTTTCAACTACGACAATGACGAGATTGCCGGAAAGCCGTTCGTGACGCTGTTTGCGCATGAAAGCCAACGCGCCGTGCTCGATTATCTGTCCGGGCTTGCCAACAATGGCGTCGCAAGCGTGCTGAATGACGGGCGTGAGGTGATTGGTCGCGAAGCCTCCGGCGGGTTCCTGCCGCTGTTCATGACCATCGGACGCCTTAAATCCTCGCACGGCTACTGCGCCGTGATCCGCGACATTACCCAGTGGAAGCGGACGGAAGAGGAATTGCGAAACGCAAAACGGGCGGCGGAAACGGCCAACGCCCACAAGACGGATTTTCTGGCGCGTGTCAGCCACGAAATCCGCACACCGCTCAATGCGATTATCGGGTTTTCCGACCTGATGGCAACGGAACGTTTTGGTCCGATCGGCCACCCGCGATATGTCGAATATTCGAACGACATCGGGCGCTCCGGTCGTCACGTTCTCGATATCGTCAACGATCTCCTGGACATTTCCAAGATCGAAGCGGGTCAGATGGACGTCGACTTTGTCGCGGTTGCGCTGAATGAAACCGTAGCAGAAGCCGTATCGCTGGTTCAGCCACAGGCGAACAACCAACGTGTCATCATCCGAACTGCTCTTTCGCAGTCCGTTCCGCAAATTGTTGCCGATCTGCGCTCGATCAAACAGATCGTGCTCAACATTCTGTCGAATGCCATTCGCTTCACGCCGTCGGGCGGACAGATCGTCGTTTCCACAGCCTATGAGGCAAACGGCAGCGTGACGTTGCGGATCAGGGATACCGGCATCGGCATGACGCGTGCGGAACTGGATCAGGCCATGAAGCCGTTCCGTCAGGTCGCTTCCTCAGGCAAACGCGTTCGCGGCGATGGCACGGGACTTGGCCTTCCCTTGACCAAGGCGATGGTGGACGCCAACCGCGCCAATTTCTCCATCACGTCCACCCCAAACGAAGGAACGCTGGTGGAAATCACGTTTCCGTCACAGCGCGTCCTTGCGAACTAG
- a CDS encoding Ppx/GppA family phosphatase, with the protein MKACCIATTLVRGEMDKTVIDPGNGPKPSDQGASVVDKGKAKRSRRGKKNRRHGKPRDVAVVSHDVVTDVPAGSHYASALESNEEPRKRKRRRRSRGKGTSQQASAPAAAAKQSPDIAIQAPNPSGVPGGSRKSRNRKRVHRDPQGRPLVPSHAPKHVAKPNGRGHGAAVAEQQKKHEGAGRHASKSHDHADAGADMYAALDLGTNNCRLLIAQPTRPGQFRVVDAFSRIVRLGEGLVSSGRLSDDAMDRAVEALKVCAAKLSGRPIRRMRLIATEACRAAANGEEFLARVTRETGLRLEIISRETEARLAVSGCASLVGREARSVVLFDIGGGSSEIAVIRVGENRSNRLANHITHWTSLPVGVVTLSERHGGRDVTPDVFAAMVREVEGLLDAFHCPPVVVQAAHEDFHLIGTSGTVTTLAGVHLDLPRYDRRKVDGLWLSDAEVTAMQDKLLAWDFAGRAANACIGPDRADLVLAGCAILEAIRRRWPARRMRVADRGLREGLLTDMMADDGAWRRNRIRRMQTARQERTEGLT; encoded by the coding sequence ATGAAAGCCTGCTGCATAGCGACAACGCTTGTGCGCGGCGAAATGGACAAGACAGTGATCGACCCCGGAAACGGCCCAAAGCCGTCGGACCAAGGGGCGTCGGTGGTTGACAAAGGGAAGGCGAAGCGTTCCCGTCGCGGCAAGAAGAACAGGCGTCACGGTAAGCCCCGCGACGTTGCTGTGGTGTCGCATGATGTTGTCACTGATGTTCCGGCCGGTTCCCACTATGCATCGGCTCTCGAGTCGAACGAAGAACCGCGCAAGCGCAAGCGTCGCAGGCGTTCACGCGGGAAGGGCACGTCCCAGCAGGCAAGTGCTCCTGCCGCGGCCGCAAAACAGTCTCCTGATATCGCAATTCAGGCGCCTAACCCGAGTGGTGTTCCTGGCGGCAGCCGCAAATCGCGCAATCGCAAGCGGGTGCACCGCGATCCGCAGGGTCGCCCTCTTGTGCCTTCTCACGCGCCCAAGCATGTAGCCAAGCCGAATGGCCGTGGTCACGGTGCGGCCGTTGCGGAGCAGCAGAAGAAGCACGAGGGCGCGGGCCGCCATGCGTCGAAATCGCATGACCATGCTGATGCTGGCGCGGACATGTACGCGGCACTGGATCTTGGCACCAATAACTGCCGTCTTCTGATCGCGCAGCCGACGCGTCCCGGCCAGTTCCGGGTCGTCGATGCATTTTCGCGCATAGTCCGCCTGGGTGAGGGGCTGGTATCGAGTGGTCGCCTTTCCGACGACGCGATGGATCGTGCTGTGGAAGCGCTGAAAGTCTGCGCGGCGAAACTGTCCGGGCGTCCGATCAGGCGTATGCGACTGATTGCGACGGAAGCCTGCCGTGCTGCCGCCAATGGCGAGGAGTTTCTGGCCCGCGTCACGCGCGAGACAGGCCTGAGGCTCGAAATCATCAGCCGCGAAACGGAAGCACGCCTTGCCGTCTCGGGATGTGCATCTCTGGTCGGTCGTGAGGCCCGCTCTGTCGTACTCTTCGATATCGGTGGCGGTTCTTCTGAAATCGCTGTCATCAGGGTCGGCGAGAACCGTTCCAACCGGCTTGCCAATCACATCACCCACTGGACGTCGCTGCCTGTCGGTGTTGTCACCCTGTCTGAACGTCACGGTGGTCGCGATGTGACGCCCGATGTCTTTGCCGCCATGGTGCGCGAGGTTGAGGGCCTGCTGGATGCCTTCCATTGCCCACCGGTTGTTGTGCAGGCCGCCCATGAAGATTTCCATCTGATTGGTACATCCGGCACCGTTACGACACTTGCGGGTGTGCATCTTGATCTTCCACGCTATGACCGCCGCAAGGTCGATGGCCTGTGGCTTTCGGATGCAGAAGTGACGGCCATGCAGGACAAGCTGCTGGCCTGGGATTTTGCCGGTCGTGCTGCCAATGCCTGCATCGGGCCCGACAGGGCGGATCTGGTTCTGGCCGGTTGCGCCATTCTGGAAGCAATTCGCCGCCGTTGGCCCGCACGCCGCATGCGTGTCGCCGACCGCGGCTTGCGCGAGGGCCTGCTGACGGACATGATGGCAGATGACGGTGCGTGGCGGCGCAACCGTATACGGCGCATGCAGACGGCGCGGCAAGAACGGACAGAAGGTTTGACATGA
- a CDS encoding RlmE family RNA methyltransferase — protein sequence MSKAPTSNNRTGRKIGQKVKKTKLKASSRRWLERHINDPYVQRAKLEGYRARAAFKLLEINDKHQILKDARRIIDLGAAPGSWSQIAAKVTDSTEDDIRVAAIDFLELDPIPGVKILQLDFLDPSAPEKLMEAVGGTPDLVLSDMAAPTTGHQKTDHIRTMHLCEVAADFAIQVLAEGGHFLAKTFQGGTEKTLLDMLKKNFKQVLHIKPASSRSESVEMFLLAKHFKGRKAEPQSRDDEDETVAGE from the coding sequence ATGAGCAAGGCGCCGACAAGCAACAACCGTACCGGACGAAAGATTGGCCAGAAGGTCAAGAAGACCAAGCTCAAAGCGTCTTCTCGTCGCTGGCTCGAACGTCATATCAACGATCCCTATGTGCAGCGCGCCAAGCTCGAAGGCTACCGCGCCCGCGCGGCTTTCAAGCTGCTCGAGATCAATGATAAGCACCAGATCCTGAAGGATGCACGCCGCATCATCGACCTTGGTGCAGCACCAGGAAGCTGGTCGCAGATTGCCGCCAAGGTGACGGATTCCACCGAGGACGACATCCGCGTCGCCGCAATCGACTTCCTTGAACTCGATCCTATCCCGGGTGTGAAGATCCTGCAGCTCGACTTCCTCGACCCGTCGGCACCTGAAAAACTGATGGAAGCGGTTGGTGGCACGCCTGATCTGGTTCTGTCGGACATGGCGGCGCCGACGACCGGCCACCAGAAAACGGACCATATCCGCACCATGCACCTGTGCGAAGTCGCGGCCGACTTCGCTATCCAGGTTCTTGCGGAGGGTGGCCATTTCCTCGCCAAGACCTTCCAGGGCGGCACGGAAAAGACGCTGCTCGACATGCTGAAGAAAAACTTCAAGCAGGTCCTGCATATCAAGCCTGCGTCTTCACGCTCCGAATCCGTCGAGATGTTCCTGCTGGCCAAGCACTTTAAAGGCCGCAAAGCGGAGCCGCAGAGCCGGGATGATGAAGATGAAACCGTCGCCGGCGAATAA